The Festucalex cinctus isolate MCC-2025b chromosome 14, RoL_Fcin_1.0, whole genome shotgun sequence DNA window AATGTGGTCAGTTGCTGTAGTCACTGTTTGTCTGGTCGTATGCAGTTaatatgtcccttatgatgataataTAATATTGTGTTAAGTTGCCATGCAGAGTCTGTGCCTATGTTAGCTACTCTTCGTTTGTTTAGTCGCtcttattttatcatatagacctttattctgtcatatagaattgtgcATTGCCCTAGTTAGAGTTAcagaatgacatttttgtcagtATGTTGAGGTTCCTTAGCTGAGGTTTTCTCTCAGCAATTTGAGGTTTCTTCCATGCAAGCAGTTCTGAGGTTTTCTTTGCATCCAGCCAGCTCAAGATTAGTCAAGGTTGTTCTGTCAAGTGTTTTCTTCGAGGTCACCTGAATCCCTGCGTTCTGCTCTTTGAATTTTTGTATATAAAGACTCTCTTTTACATCCTGTGTCTTGTCTGCGTGACAATCAGTCTACATTTAGAAGAGTAAACTCATGCTGCTACTGTCTTTCTGAAGCCAAAACTAATGACTTTCTCTTTGCTCTTCCAGCTGTTATCCACTTCAGATAAAGATGCTTTTTGCTTCTGGCAtgttgaaatgaaaattgtCGTCCTGTCTCCTGAAATGATGCTGATAAGTCTGATGTTGCCCATCTGCATTCTAATATGTTATCAGATTACTGTCCAGATTATACTCTACCTACTTTTGAGTTCAAAATAATTTTGTACAACTGGGTCAATGATGATGCAGATATTAATGTTATGAGACCGAGCAGAAAGTTGATAAAGGGGAAATCACTGTACCCTCAAACTGACATCGGGCAACGATATCTTGGTCGCTGTTTTGCtctaaaatggaaacaaaaaaaacatctgtaatTGACACAGTAGCACCATACCACTGATCAAATGAACCCACCGGTGGATTAGAATTTGCCAATATCTCATCAATGGCTGAATACAGTTCCTCAGATTGCTGTCGGAGCTGAGCAGGTGAGCGCATCTGATAAGCACAGAAAAGGATTGAGCTTACAGCTCATCATTATCTGACAGCCACCACACAAATGTTCAGTGATGGGTGTTAAGATACCTCAGCACGGGTATCTTCAGCAGCCCTATCACTAGTGATGCTTCTTTTCAAGATGTTCTCACTCTCCACCTGCTCGTCTATTACCTGGGAATATGAAGCATAGTGGATGCCTACAGACTGTAATCATCTGTGAGTGATTATACAATAGACTCCCACGTTACCCCTGTGCAATTTGCATTTATGCACTCATTTAGCAGATAGTTATCTCCTGTGGGGCTTGGCTGAATAAGTACACCACTAAGACATCATATGGCAGACCAGCCAACAGCATAATGAGGGGCGTGAAAGTACCTGCTGATCCAATAGAAGCGTGTTTGTAGGGATTGCAGCAAGTGATTTGTAGCTTGACGTAATCTTGTGAGGCTTCGGTAGAGAGTGGGAAAGACATGCATGAATATGAATTAGTTCAAAAATTCAACTGAATTACATTGGATTACATAtgacatttgtcatttttatctGGTATTGCTCCAGGATGCCAATTTTAATAAACCTTGCAGACATTTGGTCAGATACCAAATGTTGAATAATTATTCTGTTGACTGCCATCAGGTAAGAATGTGGGTCGAAATCACAAGCTGAGTACAGAATGATAATTGGCTCTTAATGGACACCCAACATagagtgaatttaaaaaaaaaaaaaaaaaaagaaaagctggcTACACAGTTCTGGTCAAATGAGAGGTTTTTGTGATGGAACAATCATGTCCACTTTACTCGCTATTAATGTGACCTACAATCTGTACAACTCAATTGGGGGAGGTGGGGGAATACAAAAAGTCTTTTCAggaggggaagtaaaaataaacacatgtgGTGTACCCTCATTCACTCTGAGCGGCTGCTGTATTGAACAGTGAGACCTGCCATCTTTGTTAGAGCCATGATTGTATAATGACACACGGCTTGTATGATAGATGCTGTTTGTAACAAACCAATCCATGTCCAAAATAATGAAAGAAATTAAATGAGTTCAAATGAATTTATTGGAGACAAACACACCCAAGATGGCGGCTATATAAGCGTTATCAACAAGCCAAGGCTTGATCTAGCTAATAATCTATGGTCTCCAagtagcatgtaggctaacctTCCAGCATTCAGGAAGTTTGCTGAGGACTGTTTACCAGTAATTTACAGCAACAAAGTGTGAAATAACCGTTGACCACAACCACAATGTTTACGTGAGTTTCTACTTGAGGTAAGCCATTTGAAATTTAACAGAACAACTATTCCGTTGTAAGAGCAATGCACAGTGATTCACCTGCTAACATGTTTTCAAACAATTGAATGTTGGGCTTTGTAAAAAGCTTTGGTGTTGATAAAGTGCTTCATAAGTCTTTTCTATTTACTATTTagattaaattgtatttatattcTAGGGAATATGACCCCCAAACCCACCCCCATGAATCGTTGACACAGCTATGTGATTAAacagaaaaaacaggcaaaggaaGAGTATGACAAAATCATGTTAATGTACAGTGACTTTGAataattttctcttttcttcaaaAGGATTTGTCAGCATTCTCCAACAATACATCTCTGATTGGCAAATCTTAAGCAAAATTTTGTCTGTGTTGATCTATGTAGACTACGCATTGTTTTGACTAGCGAGCGCATGTCCGCGTATCAAGTCAGCGAAAGCCGAGTCAAAGAACAACATGTATCCTCGAGCGTGTTCAAGTGGTGCACGTGGCTACCTTTCTTTTTTTACCCTCCCTATCACTGCAATCTGATATTCCACTCCCCGGCCTTGGGGAGGGCGTGGAGCGCAGGGAGTAGGAAGGGGACGGCGTGAGGTCTCGAAATAGCATGGCGGGAGATGGCGTTGGCGTGGGAGAGCTGATGGGCGAGGGCCACCCGGAAAATGTGACGGGCGTGTAGCGTGACTGTGTCAGGTTGGTGAAGCCTTGGGGTGGTTTACACCTCTCAGCAGCGAGCGGAGGGAGAGGTGATGTGGCGGCGCTGGCTGAGCGGGAATGTGATGGAGAGGAGAAAGTAGTGCAGGGTGATGGGGATCTCAGTTGCTCAGAAAGCCAACGAAGTTTCCACAGAGAAGAATTTGCCTGTCGACTTTTCTCCATTGGAGAAATGGCTGGTTTGCTGCTGAGGTCCGTGTGAGCAAAACTGGACTTCAGCTCAGGAGGCTTGAACACGTAAGAGTGCCGCAGTGGAACCCGTTTGAGTTTTGAGCATAACCACGGCGGTGGATCTCTTGGCGGCACGGTGCTCTCCAACTGTGGCGGCGAGATTACCTGCTCCCACTTTGGCACGCGAATCTCCCCCGAGCGCCTTTTAACTGGATCACGAGGCCTACTGGCCTCATTAGGCAGCTCAGGCGGGGGCGCCATAACACCCCTAATAGGCTCCCTGTGAGCAAACGTTTGACTATCAAAGGATGTCGATGATGAGAACGGAGAGGAAAACTCCAGGGGAATGGAGGCCACGCTGGAAGCTGCTGAGCATGCATTGCAGAAAGTGATGGTCACAGGGTTAACAGGCCAGCAGGGGGTGTAGGGCCTCCGGAGAGAAGCAGACAGAACGGGCAGACGGCCTTTCCTTAGGATGGCTGTGAGGAGGGAGAGTCTGGTGAGGGGAGGCCGGTGTCGAAGAGGAGGGGACTGCGGGCAGATTGAAGAAGCCAAGCTGTCGCAGGATGAGAAACAGGATTGGGGGATGTGAACCAGACTGGAGCCTGGAGCAAGAGCGTGCTTTCTGATCTGAACCACAGCAGGGGAGAAGACTCCGGAGCGCACCGAGGAGCAGGGGGAAACAGTGCGGCTGAGAGAAGTGGGAGAAGCAAGAGAGGAAAGCGGCATGGCGGGCCAGCATTTGTCTCGGTCCCAGCTCTCGGAGAGGATGGACTCTCTGGACGAAGCCGGCGTTGGGAACACGTGCGCCGAGAATGCGGGGCTCGTCGTGCGATCCGACATGGGAGGCTTATCGGGAAAGAAACCCGAGCTAACCTCGAAATGTCCAGAGGAATCGTGACCCCACTGCTGGGAAAGGCCCCGGTGTTTATTAGCAGTTGTCTCCATGGAGGCAGCGGCGCTGTGTTTGGGTGTATTTTCAGACTGGCCACCCGGTGACGTGGAGGCTTGGGAGCGGCTCACTTGGCCCAATGGAGACTGTGGCTGACAAAAGAGTGGAGTGGCATTTTGAGAACAAAGTTTTACTTTAAATTTGGTCAAAGTTTGTTCAagcatcaactttatttatatttcattaCTGTGGAAAGTATTGTGACATGTTgagacctaaaaataaaaagacattgAAGCTTATAAACTGTCAAATCTTGGCATTCTTTTCTGAAAGCTGtgcaaattttaaatagatatgCATTTTAATCTTTCTAACACAGCCTTCTATGAAGCAATCTCCCTTACCtcatttgtctttgttttgtttcttgctcCTCCCTCCGGTGAATCCTTGATAAAGATTATCTCTGCTTTTAAAATCTTCCCATCTGACATGGTCTTGCCGCTTGCCTCATAGGAGCCAGCCACGTTCTGACAGGAGAAAGGCAAAGAGACACTGAGAGAAGCCCGTGGTGAACTTCAGCGAGTCCCCTGAGCTCGGGGGAGTGTTCTCGGTGGCAGCAAACCACATGTCCCACGCATATAATTCACATGTACTCACACGTCATGCTGACACGGGGCTGGGACGGCCTGAAATATACACTGCTCAGGCCGCTACTCCAGCCCACCAAGAGTGTCCATAAATTGTGCACCTGTATCTCATCATCATACAAACATTACAGCATTACATTTACTATTTGCCATAGCACTTACTGACTACCTGTTAGTAAGGGTGTTGCCATGTCACACTGATTTAATAACAAAGATCAAATTAATACACGATTAGAAAGATACTAACTAACTTTGTACAAAACTAACACAATAAAGAGGCATAACACATTCAAAAGTGTTATTTGGAGCAGCAACAAAGCCTCCTACGATTACCATTGGTATCTTCAT harbors:
- the mlip gene encoding uncharacterized protein mlip; the protein is MSDGKILKAEIIFIKDSPEGGARNKTKTNEPQSPLGQVSRSQASTSPGGQSENTPKHSAAASMETTANKHRGLSQQWGHDSSGHFEVSSGFFPDKPPMSDRTTSPAFSAHVFPTPASSRESILSESWDRDKCWPAMPLSSLASPTSLSRTVSPCSSVRSGVFSPAVVQIRKHALAPGSSLVHIPQSCFSSCDSLASSICPQSPPLRHRPPLTRLSLLTAILRKGRLPVLSASLRRPYTPCWPVNPVTITFCNACSAASSVASIPLEFSSPFSSSTSFDSQTFAHREPIRGVMAPPPELPNEASRPRDPVKRRSGEIRVPKWEQVISPPQLESTVPPRDPPPWLCSKLKRVPLRHSYVFKPPELKSSFAHTDLSSKPAISPMEKSRQANSSLWKLRWLSEQLRSPSPCTTFSSPSHSRSASAATSPLPPLAAERCKPPQGFTNLTQSRYTPVTFSGWPSPISSPTPTPSPAMLFRDLTPSPSYSLRSTPSPRPGSGISDCSDREGKKRKPHKITSSYKSLAAIPTNTLLLDQQVIDEQVESENILKRSITSDRAAEDTRAEMRSPAQLRQQSEELYSAIDEILANSNPPSKTATKISLPDVSLRDNSAKSLGRETKYASISSIHPSASVERRLKDSRKTKPGVIRPMMTVPRLSEKDGEEYRHRPFRETDAQCCLKGNSNSCKVESVGLEDTGGNCHTSRKSQTLQGERTSEGRSPFAVCELHIIEPEG